The Nyctibius grandis isolate bNycGra1 chromosome 14, bNycGra1.pri, whole genome shotgun sequence genome segment GCAGCTGCTATAACACAGACATATAATCCAAAGGGAAGAGGTAGGGGTTTTCCCCAGGGGAATTTCAGAGAAAGAGGCCACTGGGGAAGAGCCCCTCTCCCCTTACCACAAACTCAGTTAAATCCTAATGCTCTAGAatgtttttattgcagaaatTTAGGTCGCATACAACAGGATTGTCCGCTTCGCCTGGTAGCCTCTGGACAAGGATCTACACCTGCATATCCACCACGACCTCACTCACAGTGAGTTGATTAGGGGCTCCATACTCACCGGGAGACCGCTGGAGTGCCTCTTGAAGGAGTGGAGGTAAATGAGCACAGACAAATTACTGCAAAGGTAAATGGAATTTATGTTAACCTTTTGGTTGGTACGGGAGCAACATTGTCTCTTTTAAATTATGAGGTTTCTCAgatatcagaagaaaaagtaattatatGAGGGGTTGTAGGGGAAGAAATTAAGTACCTTTCCACACCCCTTCCCGttgttttggctggaaaatTAGCATGGGGAAGATTTGTGATATCCCCAAATTCTCCCATACCTTTATTAGGACGAGACCTTTTGCAGGAATTTGGTACTCAGATATCTCTAGCCCCTCGTGGAATTCAATTAATCATTATGGGTTCTGGAATTGTACATACCTCTAAAAATGAAGTTTCGTCTTTTCAAATTCCAGAAGGACTTGAGGCGGTTCCCCGGGAACTGTGGAGTACCTTCAGTGAGGATGTAGGATTGCTCTTATCTGCAGAACCAGTGGTAATCAAGTCACCCCCTTCTATTAAACAATATCCCATCATTGATGAAGCTGTACCAAGTATTCAAAAACAGATtgagtttttcttaaaaagggGACTTCTTAGGGAGTGTCCAAGTCCTTGTAACACCCCCATTTTACCAGTAAGTAAACATCGGGTGCATAAGGATGGAGAcccagaatatagatttgttCAAGACCTCCGTGCTGTAAATGAACATGTCATTCCACCACATCCTGTGGTTCCTGATCCAAATCTGATTCTTACTCAAATACCAGTACGGGCACAATATTGTACTGTCTTAGATTTGACTGGTGCCTTTTTTAGCATCCCTGTTGCTGAGGAAAGTCAattgatttttgcctttttgtggCAAGGAAAACAGCTGACTTGTACCCAATTACCTCAAGGGTTCACCAGTTCACCCACCATCTTTTCTCAAAtcctaaaaaattatttaagagaTTTACAATTTCCAGGACGCTCTGTTTTAATCCAGTATGTTGATGATTTGTTATTAGCTAGCCACACCAAAGAGGAATGTGTGCAGGACACTGAATATTTGTGCATACAACTGGCAAAAAAGGGTCACTGTGCATCTCTATCCAAACTACAACTCTGTCAACAACAGGTAAAATATCTTGGGTTTATTCTTAAACCGGGGGAAAGGGAGATGGACccagaaggaataaaaacagTACAAGAAATACCAAGACCTGTGACTAAAAAACAACTAAGGGGATTCTTAGGTCAAGTAGGATTTTGTAGACCGTGGATCCCCGGATTTAGTGGAATAGCTAGACCGCTTCATGAGGCaacaaaaaatgaggaaatagaACCAAAAACATGGGGcccagagagggaaaaagattTCTGAGTTTTAAAGGAAGCACTGCTGAAAGCCCCGGCTCTGGGAATCCCGGATTATACTAAACCATTTAAACTTTATTATACTGAGAACAAAGGAACTGCAAATGGAGTTTGAACTCAAACTTTAGGCCCTTATGAAAGACCTGTAGCATATTATTCTTGTACATTAGATTCAGTAGCCAAAGGAACTCCATTTTGTATTCGAGCTGTAGCAGCCGCCGCTGAGTTAGTAGCAAGGACTCGACATATAGTCTTGGGACATCCCCTCACAGTATGTGTGCCTCACAAAGTGGAAATTCTCTTAAAACAGAATGCAGGAAGGGCACTTTCTCCTCTAAGGGCACGTGAATATGAACTAATACTTCTGCTTGCTGATAACTTAAAATTAGAAAGATGTAACACTGAATCCTGCCACCTTAATGCCACTACCCACGGATGGTGAGAAAGACGACCACGACTGCACCCAAGTGATGAATACAACCAGCAAGCCATGAGACGATTTGACAGATCAGCCTTGAGATAACCCAGATTTGAACCTTCTTGTGGATGGATCATCATATTACGAAAATAGTTGGAGGTGTACCGGCTGTGCTGTTACCACGGCAACTCAGGTATTATTGGCTGGACCTTTATCTACCACTCTAGGTGCACAAGGAGCAGAAATTGTTGCCCTTGCCGAAGCAGCACAATATGCTATCAGAATCCATGTTAATCTTTACACCGACTCGAAGTATGCATTTGGAGTGTGTCATGCCACAGGTATATTGTGGAAAGAGTGGGGATTTCTCACCGCTTCAGGTAAGACCATTGCACACGGGAAACAGCTAAAAGACTTATTGGAGGCAATACAACTACCCTCCAAATTGGCTGTGGTATATACTAAAGCTCATACCAACAAGCAAGATAAAATACCTAGAGGGAATGCCCTCGCTGATCAGGCAGGCAAAGCTGCTGCTCGACAAGTTGGTTTTGCTATGACTTTAACTCAGGACAAAGGACGGAGTAATGAATTGCCTGATATAGAAAGACTTTACGAAGAACTCCCGGAAGATGAGAAACAACTGTGGGACAAACTTGGAGCCCAATGCCGTGGAGGACAGTGGATTTTAGGGAGCAAACCATTACTCtcaaaaaggtatttattaCCAATCACACACTGGcaccatgaaaaaaatgcatgggGGTCCCGAAaatattgcattaaaaattcAGAGACTGTGGGCAGCCCCAGGAATTTACGCAGCAGCTTGCGAAGGCTGCCGACTTTGCAAGGAATACACATCCCTCAGAATGAAGGCGCCCTTGGGAAAACGACCCCCAGCAACGTATCCTTCCCAAAAACTTCAGATGGACTATGCTGAAATGCCTAAAGCAATGGGATTTATGTATTTACTTGTTGTCGTTGATCAACTATCGGGCTGGGTTGAAGCCTTCCCTACCCGGAAAAATGACTCAAAAGCGGTTGTTAAAGCactcttaaaagaaattattcctagATATAGAGTTCCTGAAATAATTGATTCAGATAGCAGAGGACATTTTACAGCAGCTGTTTTAATGCAGTTCTATCATTCTTTAGGCATCCAGACACAGTTACATACACCCTATCATCCAGAATCATCAGGTCAAGTAGAGAGAATGAATAGGACAATTAAGGAAAAATTAGGGAAGGTTTGTAAACAAAAGGGGTTAAAATGGCCAGAAGTATTAAATTTGGTGCTGTGGGATATTAGGAACACACCTAGGCAACCAATAGGAGTTTCACCTGCAGAAATTCTATTTGGGAGAATTGTAGCTGTTCCAGGAACTTATGATCCAGCTAAGATGAGTTTGTTGGATGAAGATGAACAGGTAACTCACTATTTGTTGCATTTGCAAAATTCTTTTCTACAATTAAGAAATCATGCTTATTGGTACAAGGGAATAACGCCTGAAATTCAAGTACATTACATACAGCCTGGAGACAAAGTTTGtgtaaagaattttaaaaggaaaaatagatttgaaccaaaatgggaaggaccaTATATGGTATTACTTACTTCCTTTTAAGCTGTTAAGGTACAGGGGAAGGAGACTTGGATCCATCATTCGCATGTGCGTAAAGATTCCACgacaaaatgaagaattatGCCAGCATCGTCGTCCTGATTTGCTTTCAGCTGCCCTGGACTGACACCTTGTGCTCAAAGGTTTTCCTACACTATCAGGATTCAACAACGAATGAAACTGTGGTGAAGTATAGTAATCGTACTCACCGAACCTTCTGTGAAATCAAAGTTTTCAAACTCAATCTGTTACGAATGTTGTAGTTTCCAGAAGTACTAGAATCGAATGGAACTGTTCTTTTGATCCTTTAAAGGCTGTTAAATTCTGCATTACTGTTAGATTCAGAGATGATGATCCTTGGTGAAAACATGGTGGGTGGTCAAAATTTTGgtattaaaatcctttttcttacCATATACACATCAGGGAACCCGAGAGGGACATGGTGTTTGAACCATCAGTTATGGGTTCATGGTGACAGCCCAGATTAAGCTTGGGACTGGGATTGGAGAGATTGGTGTTGCTTTGATTTATATGTATCTAGCCCAGTCTTCACGGTCACTTATCGAATTTGGAGATATGGGCGATGGAAATTCCAACCGGCTCCTGAGAGAAGACCACCACCACATTTCGGAATATCAAATGTGTATCGATCCGTGCCAACATTTGTGGATTTAATAAGATCAAGAAGAATTAGAAGCATTAGTAATACTGATGAAAAGGACCTTTGGGTTGATAACACTCACGTTTCTCTGAAGTAGGCTTTTTCAGGAAATCTTAACCTGACTGAATGCTAGCTTTGCGTGACCTTGCCGAGATCGGTAAATCAAGGGTTTAGGTTGATAGGAATTGCAATTCCAAGGGATTCTAATTGGGGAATATTTTGGGAAAATGCGACCTTTTCAGAGAAATATGAAGAACAGGTATGGGATACAGATTTACCTGAATTGGATGAATATTCTCACACACACTGTGTGCAAAGATGTTATCCCCCGGATGTAAAGAATCAAAATTTGTGCCGAAATCATTCCTCTGTAGGAAATTAgacaaaatgtaataaaacGACAACAATTCAGTCTGAATTGGAATTAAGTTGGATTGCACCTAATTTATTAGGAGTGTTTTTGGCTTTGTGGGAAAAAGGCTTGTAAGGCCTTACCACCCCGATGGGAAGGTATTACACTCTTGGACTATTATACACAGATTTGAAAATTCTTCCAAAGAACATAAATACATTAACTTGGCATCGGACTTTTCTGACTCGTACTAGATGAATGAATAATCCTTTAATTGATCAACCTTCAAAGTTTCATTCGTTTGTGAGATGGTTTATACCTGGATTAGGAGTTAGTGAATTAGAGAAAGCTATTCTGAATATCTCTGGAGAGACTGAGAAATTAGCGAATTATACTGCACATGCCCTCAGCACCTTGCAGACAGCAATAACAGAACTTTCAGGGCTAACTCTCCAAAATCGCGTGGCCTTAGATATGATTTTAGCATCCCAGGGAGGAGTCTGCACTGTATTAAATGTAACGTCTTGCATGTATGTGGATTATTCAGGGGAATTGCAAACTGATGTCCATAAAATTTGGGTAGTGCTACTATGCAACGAATAGAAAGAGACGATGCTTCTTGGGGATTTTTGGAAACCCTTTCATGGTTAACTTTTGGTTCCCTGATCTGTCCACATGGTTAAAGAAAGGGATTGTAATAGCTACTGGAATAGTTTTGGTGCTGGTATGTGGAATAGTATTGTTGCAATGTTGTATTACTTGTTTTACTAGCTTGTTAACTAGAATTTGAGAAACTGCTTGGAATTATACTGGATATTAGTTGCAggtatgcaaagaaaaataaaaggagggaattgtAGAAGAATTTTTAAGTACAACCTTTAGTGTAAGCTTTGATATGAGTTTTGGGTTTAGTACTATGTGTTTAGGACATGGCTATCTTGTAACGTGTTACCAGATGCAACCAGAATGCTGCTCAATGGGTCTGGAGTGTTTGTTCTCAGCCTGCTCCTTGTACAGACCCAACCCAGGGCTGGTTCAAAACCCAGTCAAGCTAATCATGTAGAGACAGTTTGAACAAAGGATGATTAATTAATTAGAAACAGGTGTTTTGCTAGATAAAGGGAAATTAGTATGCAGAAGTTGCTTGCTTTAGCTAAACTTTAGTAGTACATCTTGAAGTCTTCCTCAGAATTGTGCGGGACGGGATTAGCAGAAGAATTGATTAAGAAGACGGTGACCCAAAGACAACCCTGAAACTGAAACAGGAATTGGAACCAGAGAAGAAGAATTTACTTGAGACAAGGGATTGTGATGGACTTTAATAAATGAGGAGTTTTGAGAACTGAAATGTTGAGTGGAAATTTACAAAGGCTTTGGACTTTATGTGATAAGCTTAGAATAGTACATAAACTGCGCGGGTTCTTTAATGATTTGCCATTCAGTGAGGTGGTGGCCCAACTCTGAGCTGTCAATAAAGCAAACCTCGAGGTACCCACGTCTGGGCAATTTCCTTGAAcagttacctgggagaagagaccgaccccaccccgctacaccctcctttcaggcagttgtaaagagcgagaaggtctcccctcagcctccttttctccacactaaacccccccaggtccctcagccgctccccatcacacttgtgctccagacccttccccagccccgttgcccttctctggactcgctccagcacctcaaggtctttcttgcagtgaggggcccaaaactgcacccaggattcgaggtgcggcctcaccagtgccgagcacagggggacgatccctgccctagtcctgctggccacactagtgctgacacaagccagggtgctgggtagatgtggtgctgagggccatgggttagtggtggccttggcagtgctgggctaaCGGCTGGAGTCGATGATCCTCAAGTTCCGTCCAACCAAAGCGGCCCCCGGCTCCGCGCTGGGGCCGCGCTCCgggccggagcggggcggggccgggccgcggggcggggcgcgcaGGCGCATGCGcacggcggggagcggcggggccgcgcaGGGCGGGCGCCATGGAGCGGttcggcggcggcgcgggggggtacgaggcggcggcggagcaGCTGTCCCGGCAGCAGGAGCGGCACTACCGGCTGCTGTCGGAGCTGCAGGCGCTGGTGAAGGCGCTGCCCAGGTGAGcggagggcggcggcggggcggggggggtgtgcggtggcggcggggccggggccgaaGCCGGATCTGACCCGGTGCCGGATCTGACCCGGTGCCGTGGCCGGTAccggcagcccctgccagcagcGCCTCTCCTACACGACGCTGAGTGACCTGGCGCTGGCGCTGCTGGACGGGACCGTGTTCGAGATCGTGCAGGGCCTGCTCGAAATCCAGCACCTCACCGAGAAGAACCTCTACAGCCAGcggctgcagctgcacagcgAGCACCGGGGTGCGCGGCGGCACcggggggggcactgggggggagTGGGGAACGGTGGGGGTGCAGGCGGTGAGGGGAGGCCTGGGGCGCTGGGGTAGGGTGGTGGGGACACTGTGGGCGTAGGCCCGGGGTACTGGGGGAGAGCagtgggggggcactggggctgagggggggagcactgggggggcaGCTCAGAAACGATGTAGGGAAGTGGCCAGCAGTGAGGACACTGCAGGAGGTGATGGGGACACTGTGTGGGACGGACAACTTgggggggaggctggggggtgcAGACACTGGGCACACTGGGAGGGAGGTGgtgtggggacactggggtcaGGCCTGGAGCAcgggggggaggtggggggacaGTCCTGGGGCACttgggctgggggggcacagaCCGGGAGCAGTGAGGGGAGGCCTGGGGCATTGGGGTAGGGcggtggggacactgggggggtaGGCCCGGGACACTGAgggggagtggggaggagggcactggggctgaggtgggggggcactggggggcgCAGCTCAGAAGCAATGTAGGGGGGGTGGCCGGCAGTGAAGACACTGCAGGAGGTGATGGGGAGGCTGATGGGGGAGGTGATGGGGGGGGGCAAGTtgtgggggcactggggggagGCTTGGGGGTGCAGGCGGTGGGTGCACTGGGCAGAGGCGGTGTGGGGACTCTGGGGGGACACAGGtagtggggcaggaggggacatgGCGGCGGCGTGCCCTGACCCGCTGCCATCCCTTCGCAGGGCTGAAGCAGGAGCTCTTCCACCGGCACAAGGAggcccagcagtgctgcaggcCCCACAACCTGCCGCTCCTCCGCGCCGCCCAGCAGCGGGAGATGGAGGTGAGGGGGGACCGGGCCGGGCACAGCCATCCCCTGGCACAGAGGTTGTGTCCTTTCCCCGGGGAGCTCACAGCCCCTTTGCATCTCCAGAGGGTTTAACTAGTCATGTCGTCCCCTCTCCACAGCCTCAGGAGCCACCAGCCATCCTGTCTGGTCTTCCTAACACAGCCCCGGGTTCCCCACCCTGACTTGGGGGTCCCCTCCTCTTGCTCTGCCCTTTATTCCCTCAAGAGCGGGGGGCCCAGGCTCTTGCCATCTAGGATAACTGTGGTCCAAGCATGATCTGGGAATCGTGGGAGTTCAGGAGCCCACTCCAAAAGAGCGATGCTCTCCACAGTGCTTTAATGAGTCTTCGTTATAAGATGGGCTGAAGCGTGTGTACAGATAGAGAGCAAGTTGATAGAAAACATCGAGAAGGTACGTGAATTCTGCCATTATGTCGTAGAAAGCAGAGAATActcaaaaaaaatagcattttactTAGTAGCACTGATAAGGAGGAGCTGCCTTGAGATACGTAAGCAGAGAGTTTCTGCGAGCGTCCCAAGGCATTTGGATGAAGGCAGCACAAGCGGTCGGTTCAGTCCCAAAGGCCTTATCTGTACATTGGTGataagataaaggcagttttaTAAGGTAAAGGAAATTGCAAGTAGCTGGTTATCTTAATCGATGGAGTTTAAGTGTAGGGAGGAAGTTACTGTATTTCACGTAAGGCAAACAGGTAACTGTTTAAACACAGGCTCTCTCCTGACCTTTGCCCATGACAATCACCGCGTCAGCGCTCACTGTTGGGTCTTTTGTTTTGGTATTCCACATCCCTCATTTCCTATCGAGGTGACTAAAGCCAGGCTGGACCTCTATCAGCTGTCCTGGTTACTTTTGTCTCTTAACTTATACTTGCAGCAAGTAATAAGCTACACTGCCTGTTTTAATGTTTCCTGTATTGTCTTCGCTCATTAAGCAGACCATATACGTGTCACTTCTCCTTGTCTTACATGATGTGCAACTTCTTGCTACTTCCTTCCAccttccctctgccttccttctgttttcctctgccaGTTGTTACTAAAAttacttcttcccttttttatgCAGTGATATTTCTGCTGTAGCGCGTTTCGGGAATAGATCAATCATCTCGGTAACAATCGGTACGTGTCTAATCGGAGCTGCCCTCTGTGGTTAAAGGTTTCGAAGACTGGCTCCCATGAGATGCCTTGGGATTGGGCTCCCAGGAGGGGTCATACAAGCTGTAGTTTTTAAATGTCTGGCTTCCTAGTGGGACccatagcttttaaaaaagctttgcCCATCATACAGGGTCACCAGCCAccagaaatgaagcaaaagctTGTGGTTAAGCCTTACTTTTCTCCAAGATTTTAGCACTTTTCTGTAGCCCAGCATCAGGTGCCAACCCTAAACAGTGTGTAGGCACTtaaatctggggtttttttcaaaccCAAGGGAAGTCACTCCTCCAGCACAGTAAGTGGAGGAGCCAATGGTGTGGTGCCTCCACCCTCTCCCAA includes the following:
- the DGCR6L gene encoding protein DGCR6L, whose translation is MERFGGGAGGYEAAAEQLSRQQERHYRLLSELQALVKALPSPCQQRLSYTTLSDLALALLDGTVFEIVQGLLEIQHLTEKNLYSQRLQLHSEHRGLKQELFHRHKEAQQCCRPHNLPLLRAAQQREMEAVEQRIREEQRMMDERIVLELDQKVIDQQSTLEKAGVSGFYITTNPQELTLQMNLLELIRKLQQKESESEKAFS